One stretch of Thalassovita sp. DNA includes these proteins:
- a CDS encoding bifunctional [glutamine synthetase] adenylyltransferase/[glutamine synthetase]-adenylyl-L-tyrosine phosphorylase, translating into MSFTSRITRQPVAFDPDLGAEALASLPDLAPDLRALVHAVAGCSPYLKSLMAKEGEWITAAMEDPEAAVAAEHAALRETAPDQLPVALRQGKRRIALLAGLADCGGVWSLEQVTGALTDYADLSVHMALRATIGQEIKRKKLPGAQPEDAEHAGGMVALAMGKMGAGELNYSSDIDLICLFDESRFDRDDYQDARASFVRATRRMAAMLSDLTGDGYVFRTDLRLRPDPAVTPVCMAMAAAETYYESLGRTWERAAYIKARPAAGDLEAGNGFLQTLRPFVWRKHLDFAAIQDAHDMRLRIREHKGLGGALELAGHNMKLGRGGIREIEFFTQTRQLIAGGRDPDLRVRGTVAGLRVLADKNWITGEVAEKLTDHYQFHRTVEHRVQMVNDAQTHALPKSPENMARLACFLGRDQTELENELRHRLEEVHELTEEFFAPDAADPSALSDDPTPGFDPSIIQRWQSYPAFRSARAVEIFERIKPRLFDQLKRAAKPDEALAALDGFLAGLPAGVQLLSLFEANPQIIDLLVDISGSSPWLASYLSRNSGVFDAVIGGSFFAEWPGRTHLQSELAARLAADTDYEHKLDLARRWTKEWRFRIGVHHLRGLVNADEAAVHSAELAEATLAALWPEVAAQFALKYGPQPGRGAAVLGMGSLGAGRLNATSDLDLIVVYDADGVEFSEGRKPLAARTYYAKLTQAMVTAVTAQMPQGRLYEIDMRLRPSGTQGPVATSLASFRDYQTHEAWTWEHLALSRARAVAGAKDVADDVEEVRRDVLALPRETGKILTDVAEMRDRIAAAKGPARPWDAKVGRGRLQDVELLAQAAVLVSGSAVRSVAEGLEAAVATGLIASEERERLIMAYDLCWKVQMVSKLLTDKPLEPEVIGEGGRALLLHETSEPALDALLARLGEATQAAAKVIDAVLARNGATGEAQA; encoded by the coding sequence ATGAGTTTTACCAGTCGTATCACCCGCCAACCCGTTGCTTTTGATCCTGATCTTGGGGCCGAGGCGCTTGCTAGCCTGCCTGATTTGGCGCCGGACCTGCGCGCGCTGGTCCATGCGGTTGCGGGCTGTTCGCCCTACCTGAAATCGCTGATGGCCAAAGAGGGGGAGTGGATCACCGCCGCGATGGAGGATCCAGAGGCGGCGGTTGCAGCGGAACATGCCGCCCTGCGTGAGACCGCGCCGGATCAGCTGCCCGTTGCCCTGCGGCAGGGCAAACGCCGGATCGCGCTGCTGGCGGGGCTTGCCGATTGTGGGGGCGTCTGGTCGCTGGAGCAGGTGACGGGCGCGCTGACCGATTACGCTGACTTGTCGGTGCATATGGCGCTGCGCGCAACCATCGGACAGGAGATCAAGCGCAAGAAACTGCCCGGCGCGCAGCCTGAAGATGCCGAACACGCTGGTGGCATGGTGGCGCTGGCGATGGGCAAGATGGGCGCAGGGGAGTTGAACTATTCCTCTGACATCGATCTGATCTGCCTGTTTGACGAAAGCCGCTTTGACCGCGACGATTATCAGGACGCACGCGCCTCGTTCGTGCGGGCGACACGTCGGATGGCGGCGATGCTGTCGGACCTGACCGGGGACGGCTATGTGTTTCGCACCGATCTGAGGCTGCGCCCGGACCCGGCTGTGACGCCCGTCTGTATGGCGATGGCCGCGGCTGAGACCTATTATGAAAGCCTGGGCCGGACCTGGGAACGGGCCGCCTATATCAAGGCACGGCCTGCCGCCGGGGATCTGGAGGCGGGCAATGGGTTTCTGCAAACCCTGCGCCCTTTTGTGTGGCGCAAACATCTGGACTTCGCGGCCATTCAGGACGCGCATGATATGCGCCTCAGGATCCGTGAACATAAGGGGTTGGGCGGTGCGTTGGAGCTGGCCGGTCACAACATGAAGCTGGGCCGCGGTGGTATCCGCGAGATCGAGTTTTTCACCCAGACCCGCCAGTTGATTGCCGGTGGACGTGACCCGGATCTGCGGGTACGCGGCACAGTTGCGGGGTTGCGGGTGCTGGCTGATAAAAACTGGATCACCGGTGAGGTGGCTGAGAAACTGACGGATCATTACCAGTTCCACCGCACCGTCGAGCACCGCGTGCAGATGGTGAATGACGCCCAGACCCACGCCCTGCCCAAGTCACCGGAAAACATGGCGCGGCTGGCCTGTTTCCTTGGGCGGGACCAGACGGAGCTGGAGAACGAGCTGCGCCACCGGTTGGAAGAGGTGCATGAGCTGACCGAGGAGTTTTTTGCCCCGGATGCCGCTGATCCCTCAGCCCTTTCTGATGATCCGACGCCGGGCTTTGATCCCTCAATCATCCAGCGTTGGCAAAGCTACCCGGCGTTCCGGTCTGCCCGCGCGGTGGAGATCTTTGAACGCATCAAGCCACGGCTGTTTGATCAGTTGAAACGGGCTGCGAAACCGGACGAGGCGCTGGCGGCGCTGGATGGGTTCTTGGCCGGGTTGCCGGCGGGTGTGCAGCTCTTGTCGCTGTTTGAGGCCAATCCGCAGATCATCGATCTGTTGGTCGATATCTCAGGGTCGTCACCCTGGCTGGCCAGCTATCTGTCGCGCAATTCAGGCGTTTTTGATGCGGTGATTGGCGGCAGCTTCTTTGCTGAATGGCCGGGCCGCACCCATCTGCAATCTGAACTGGCGGCACGATTGGCGGCCGATACGGATTATGAACATAAATTGGATCTGGCGCGCCGCTGGACCAAAGAATGGCGTTTCCGCATCGGGGTGCATCACCTGCGTGGGCTGGTCAACGCGGATGAGGCGGCGGTGCATTCCGCCGAACTGGCGGAGGCTACGCTTGCCGCACTGTGGCCTGAGGTTGCCGCGCAGTTTGCCCTGAAATACGGGCCACAGCCCGGGCGGGGCGCGGCGGTTTTGGGGATGGGATCACTTGGGGCAGGGCGCCTCAACGCGACCTCTGATCTTGATCTGATCGTGGTTTATGATGCCGACGGGGTGGAGTTTTCTGAGGGCCGCAAACCCCTGGCGGCGCGCACATATTACGCCAAGCTGACGCAGGCCATGGTGACCGCTGTCACCGCCCAGATGCCGCAGGGGCGGCTGTATGAAATTGACATGCGGTTGCGCCCCTCGGGGACGCAGGGGCCGGTTGCCACCTCACTGGCATCCTTCCGGGATTATCAGACCCATGAGGCCTGGACCTGGGAACATCTGGCGCTCAGCCGGGCCCGTGCCGTTGCCGGGGCAAAGGATGTCGCGGATGACGTGGAAGAGGTACGCCGGGATGTCCTAGCTTTGCCGCGCGAGACAGGAAAAATTCTGACCGATGTGGCGGAGATGCGCGACCGGATCGCTGCGGCCAAAGGGCCTGCCAGGCCTTGGGATGCCAAGGTGGGGCGCGGCCGTTTGCAGGATGTGGAATTGCTGGCACAGGCGGCGGTTCTGGTGTCCGGCAGCGCGGTGCGCTCCGTCGCTGAAGGGCTGGAGGCCGCGGTTGCCACTGGTCTGATCGCGTCAGAGGAACGGGAGCGGCTGATCATGGCCTATGATCTCTGCTGGAAGGTACAGATGGTGAGCAAACTGCTGACGGACAAACCGCTGGAGCCTGAGGTGATCGGCGAAGGGGGGCGGGCGCTGTTGCTGCATGAAACCTCAGAGCCTGCTCTGGACGCGCTGCTGGCGCGCCTTGGCGAGGCAACGCAGGCGGCGGCCAAAGTGATTGATGCGGTTTTGGCCCGCAATGGCGCCACAGGGGAGGCACAGGCATGA
- the eda gene encoding bifunctional 4-hydroxy-2-oxoglutarate aldolase/2-dehydro-3-deoxy-phosphogluconate aldolase: MTPEEASVFTEKLCRAAPVIPVLVVEEAATAGDLAQALVAGGLPVLEVTLRTPAALDVIREMAKVEGGIVGAGTVLTRADAVAAKEAGAQFAVAPGATDKLLDACEEIGLPILPGAATSSEAMKLLERGYRVQKFFPAEANGGAPALKAIGAPLPQILFCPTGGVSPGNAMDYLSLPNTACVGGSWVAPKDKVQAGDWAGIEALAAEAAKLG; the protein is encoded by the coding sequence ATGACCCCCGAAGAGGCTTCCGTCTTTACCGAAAAACTCTGCCGTGCGGCCCCGGTGATCCCGGTTCTAGTGGTCGAAGAGGCCGCCACCGCTGGCGATCTGGCACAGGCGCTGGTGGCCGGTGGCCTGCCGGTGCTGGAAGTGACGCTTCGCACCCCCGCTGCATTGGACGTGATCCGTGAGATGGCCAAGGTTGAGGGTGGCATTGTCGGTGCTGGCACCGTGCTGACCCGCGCCGATGCCGTCGCCGCCAAAGAGGCCGGTGCACAGTTTGCCGTTGCCCCCGGCGCAACAGATAAGCTGCTGGATGCCTGCGAAGAGATTGGTCTGCCGATCCTGCCCGGCGCTGCGACCTCTAGCGAGGCGATGAAACTGTTGGAACGTGGCTACCGCGTGCAGAAGTTCTTCCCGGCGGAGGCCAATGGCGGCGCACCTGCATTGAAAGCCATCGGCGCGCCCCTGCCGCAGATCCTGTTCTGCCCCACCGGTGGCGTCAGCCCAGGAAATGCGATGGATTACCTGAGCCTGCCCAACACCGCCTGTGTTGGCGGCAGCTGGGTCGCGCCCAAAGACAAGGTTCAGGCCGGCGATTGGGCAGGCATCGAAGCCCTGGCCGCTGAGGCCGCCAAACTGGGCTAA
- the edd gene encoding phosphogluconate dehydratase, with amino-acid sequence MPQLNDTVARVTDRIRERSQETRSTYLARMAQAAEEGPRRAHLTCGNQAHAYAAMGNDQSRLAEGRAPNVGIVSAYNDMLSAHQPYERYPDLIRDTARKNGATAQVAGGVPAMCDGVTQGQVGMELSLFSRDVIALATGVALSHNTFDTALYLGVCDKIVPGLIIGAATFGYIPGVFLPAGPMTSGLPNDEKARVRKEFAKGNIGRDELMKAEMASYHGPGTCTFYGTANSNQMLMEFMGLHLPGASFVNPNTPLRDALTVAGTEQALQNTLLGNDYRPVSQILDERAFVNGIVGLMATGGSTNLVLHLPAMARAAGVLLALEDFDDLSSATPLLAKVYPNGLADVNHFHAAGGLGYMIGQLLENGLLHEDVKTTAGDGLGRYTEEPKLRDGRVHYEPGPRNSLNEKILRPVDQAFQTTGGLKQLKGNLGHGMMKVSAVAPELHVIEAKARVFESQGAVKEAFQKGEFTEDTVVVVRFQGPSANGMPELHNLTPTLAVLLDRGLRVALVTDGRMSGASGKVPAAIHVSPEALGAGPLSRVQDGDMIRVDAVNGTLENLAEGFADRPARQPDLSDNSHGIGRELFAPFRQMVGTADTGAAVVV; translated from the coding sequence ATGCCCCAGCTGAATGACACCGTCGCAAGGGTCACCGATCGCATCCGCGAACGCAGTCAGGAAACACGTTCCACCTATCTCGCCCGTATGGCGCAGGCCGCCGAAGAAGGGCCCCGCCGGGCCCATCTGACCTGCGGCAACCAGGCCCATGCCTATGCGGCCATGGGCAATGACCAGTCGCGGCTGGCCGAAGGGCGCGCGCCCAACGTAGGCATCGTCAGCGCCTACAATGACATGCTGTCAGCGCACCAGCCCTATGAACGCTACCCCGATCTGATCCGGGACACTGCGCGGAAAAACGGTGCGACGGCACAGGTTGCCGGCGGCGTGCCCGCCATGTGCGACGGCGTCACCCAAGGCCAGGTCGGCATGGAGCTGTCGCTGTTTTCACGCGACGTGATCGCGCTGGCCACCGGCGTTGCGCTCAGCCACAACACCTTTGACACCGCGCTGTATCTCGGGGTTTGCGACAAGATCGTGCCGGGTCTGATCATCGGCGCGGCGACCTTTGGCTATATCCCCGGTGTCTTCCTGCCCGCGGGGCCGATGACCTCAGGCCTGCCGAATGACGAAAAGGCGCGGGTGCGCAAGGAATTTGCCAAGGGCAACATCGGTCGCGATGAGCTGATGAAGGCCGAAATGGCCAGCTACCACGGCCCCGGTACCTGCACTTTCTATGGCACTGCAAACTCCAACCAGATGCTGATGGAGTTTATGGGGCTGCACCTGCCCGGTGCGTCCTTCGTGAACCCCAACACGCCCCTGCGCGATGCGCTGACGGTTGCGGGCACCGAACAGGCGCTGCAAAACACGCTTCTGGGCAATGACTATCGCCCGGTGTCGCAGATCCTGGATGAACGCGCCTTTGTGAACGGCATCGTTGGCCTGATGGCCACGGGTGGCTCGACCAACCTGGTTCTGCACCTGCCGGCGATGGCGCGCGCTGCCGGTGTTCTGCTGGCGCTGGAGGATTTTGATGACCTTTCCTCCGCCACGCCGCTGCTGGCCAAGGTCTATCCAAACGGTCTGGCCGACGTGAACCATTTCCACGCTGCGGGCGGTCTGGGCTACATGATTGGCCAGCTGCTGGAAAACGGGCTTCTGCATGAGGATGTGAAAACCACCGCAGGTGACGGCCTTGGCCGCTACACCGAGGAACCAAAGCTGCGGGATGGCCGCGTCCATTATGAACCGGGCCCGCGCAACAGCCTGAATGAAAAGATCCTTCGCCCTGTCGACCAGGCGTTCCAGACCACCGGTGGTTTGAAACAACTGAAGGGCAACCTGGGTCATGGCATGATGAAAGTCTCCGCCGTTGCACCTGAATTGCATGTGATCGAAGCCAAGGCACGGGTGTTTGAAAGCCAGGGCGCGGTGAAGGAGGCCTTCCAGAAAGGTGAGTTCACCGAAGACACCGTGGTTGTTGTGCGCTTCCAGGGCCCCAGTGCCAATGGCATGCCGGAACTGCACAACCTCACCCCCACGCTGGCCGTGCTGCTGGACCGTGGGCTGCGGGTGGCGCTGGTCACCGATGGCCGGATGTCCGGGGCTTCGGGCAAGGTGCCCGCGGCTATCCACGTCAGCCCCGAAGCGCTTGGCGCTGGACCGCTGAGCCGCGTTCAGGATGGCGACATGATCCGTGTGGATGCGGTCAATGGCACGTTGGAAAACCTCGCCGAAGGCTTTGCTGATCGCCCGGCGCGTCAGCCGGACCTCAGCGACAATTCCCATGGCATCGGGCGCGAATTGTTCGCCCCCTTCCGCCAGATGGTTGGAACAGCCGACACCGGCGCCGCGGTGGTGGTGTAA
- a CDS encoding DUF6778 family protein has translation MKTLRIVALLAVGLGLSACASVDTASRNAPMELPQMTAPATQVVSVQDYNIKVSRALRVSEANSYYPLGDIVWRGEAIGDRHAQVARIFQTSIQRVQEKNAEGALPVIVDVDVKRFHALTEKTRYTVGGVHSITFELSVRNPLTGDLLVPTREIQADLRGFGGSRAIQAEQAGMTQKVRITQHIANVIAQELSAPGSVAPRITELVDGLETNFAPEGEDAVRL, from the coding sequence ATGAAAACGCTTCGTATTGTAGCCCTTCTGGCAGTTGGACTTGGCCTGTCGGCCTGTGCATCGGTAGACACCGCTAGCCGGAACGCCCCGATGGAATTGCCGCAGATGACGGCCCCGGCCACGCAGGTGGTTTCGGTTCAGGACTATAACATCAAAGTCTCGCGCGCCCTGCGTGTCTCAGAGGCCAACAGCTACTATCCGCTGGGTGACATCGTCTGGCGCGGTGAGGCGATCGGCGATCGTCACGCTCAGGTGGCCCGCATTTTCCAAACCTCGATCCAGCGCGTGCAGGAGAAAAACGCCGAAGGTGCGCTGCCAGTGATCGTGGATGTGGACGTAAAACGCTTCCATGCGCTGACCGAAAAGACCCGTTACACCGTCGGCGGTGTGCATTCGATCACCTTTGAACTGAGCGTGCGCAACCCGTTAACCGGTGACCTCTTGGTGCCGACCCGCGAAATTCAGGCCGACCTGCGCGGCTTTGGCGGCAGCCGGGCCATTCAGGCAGAACAGGCCGGGATGACCCAGAAGGTGCGCATCACCCAGCATATCGCCAATGTGATTGCTCAGGAACTGTCGGCGCCGGGGTCGGTTGCCCCGCGCATCACCGAACTGGTCGATGGGCTGGAAACCAACTTTGCCCCTGAAGGTGAGGATGCGGTGCGGCTCTAA